A region of Nocardioides sp. JS614 DNA encodes the following proteins:
- a CDS encoding DUF5130 family protein, with the protein MRGGELGAAERFAIEDAIRTAEQVSRYEFSVFIGRAEGDPHAFATRLHGSLVAPERSVLILVDPTARALEIVTGAIVRSHLTDPEVELTALQMQTSFTEGDLVGGLRRGIQMLADHARGPDILHSEHRG; encoded by the coding sequence GTGCGCGGTGGTGAGCTGGGCGCCGCCGAGCGGTTCGCGATCGAGGACGCGATCCGCACCGCCGAGCAGGTCTCGCGCTACGAGTTCAGCGTGTTCATCGGCCGTGCCGAGGGCGATCCGCACGCCTTCGCCACCCGCCTGCACGGGTCACTGGTCGCACCCGAGCGCAGCGTCCTCATCCTGGTCGACCCCACCGCGCGGGCCCTGGAGATCGTCACCGGCGCCATCGTGCGCAGCCACCTCACGGACCCCGAGGTCGAGCTGACCGCGCTGCAGATGCAGACGTCGTTCACCGAGGGCGACCTCGTCGGCGGCCTGCGCCGCGGCATCCAGATGCTCGCCGACCACGCGCGCGGACCGGACATCCTCCACTCCGAGCATCGAGGCTGA
- a CDS encoding CoA-binding protein, with the protein MADWQDPERVRFMLDDCETWAVVGLSGDPSRTAYSIAALLQQHGKRIVPVHPAAPTVLGEQGYASLADIPFPVDVVDVFRRSEAAGEFADQAVAIGAKGVWFQLGVIDEDAFARTTQAGVPMVMDTCPAIEWRKRR; encoded by the coding sequence ATGGCGGACTGGCAGGACCCGGAGCGGGTCCGGTTCATGCTCGACGACTGCGAGACCTGGGCGGTGGTGGGCCTCTCGGGCGACCCGAGCCGCACGGCGTACTCCATCGCCGCCCTGCTCCAGCAGCACGGCAAGCGGATCGTGCCGGTACACCCCGCCGCCCCGACGGTGCTGGGCGAGCAGGGCTACGCGAGCCTGGCCGACATCCCGTTCCCGGTCGACGTGGTGGACGTCTTCCGCCGCTCCGAGGCAGCCGGGGAGTTCGCGGACCAGGCCGTGGCGATCGGCGCGAAGGGCGTGTGGTTCCAGCTCGGCGTCATCGACGAGGACGCGTTCGCGCGGACCACGCAGGCCGGCGTGCCGATGGTGATGGACACCTGTCCCGCCATCGAGTGGCGCAAGCGACGCTGA
- a CDS encoding mycothiol-dependent nitroreductase Rv2466c family protein: MTSDTTTGTRSRADFWFDPACPFAWITSRWILEVEKVRDIDVTWHIMSLAYLNQDKDISDEYREFLATAWEPVRVLMAAEQKYGKDVLLPLYTAMGTRIHIGKQDRDRAMIEAALADAGLDLALADAMDDSSYDEAIARSHHLGMDQVGNEVGTPTIAFEGHAFFGPVLSKTPRGEDAGRMWDAFVTLSAFEDFYELKRSRTKDLDFT, encoded by the coding sequence ATGACCTCCGACACGACCACCGGCACCCGTTCCCGGGCGGACTTCTGGTTCGACCCGGCCTGTCCGTTCGCCTGGATCACCTCCCGGTGGATCCTCGAGGTCGAGAAGGTCCGGGACATCGACGTGACCTGGCACATCATGAGCCTGGCCTACCTCAACCAGGACAAGGACATCTCCGACGAGTACCGCGAGTTCCTGGCCACCGCCTGGGAGCCGGTGCGCGTGCTGATGGCCGCGGAGCAGAAGTACGGCAAGGACGTCCTGCTGCCGCTGTACACCGCGATGGGCACCCGGATCCACATCGGGAAGCAGGACCGGGACCGCGCGATGATCGAGGCGGCCCTCGCGGACGCCGGTCTCGACCTGGCGCTCGCCGACGCGATGGACGACTCGTCGTACGACGAGGCGATCGCGCGCTCCCACCACCTCGGCATGGACCAGGTCGGCAACGAGGTCGGCACCCCCACGATCGCGTTCGAGGGTCACGCGTTCTTCGGGCCGGTGCTCAGCAAGACCCCACGCGGTGAGGATGCCGGCCGGATGTGGGACGCGTTCGTCACGCTCTCGGCCTTCGAGGACTTCTACGAGCTCAAGCGCAGCCGCACCAAGGACCTCGACTTCACCTGA
- the metG gene encoding methionine--tRNA ligase: protein MSRVLSAVAWPYANGPRHIGHVAGFGVPSDVFSRYMRMAGHDVLMVSGSDEHGTPILIAADEAGLSPQELADRNHRIIAEDLASLGLTYDLYTRTTTRNHHAVVQELFLGVYENGYFVEQTTYGAISPSTGRTLPDRYIEGTCPICGYDGARGDQCDNCGNQLDPHDLIDPRSKINGETPEFIETQHFFLDLPALAEALGEWLDGREATGLWRPNVIRFSQNILKEIRPRAMTRDIDWGIAVPLDGWRENPTKRLYVWFDAVIGYLSASIEWARRLDEPDRWRDWWNDPDALSYYFMGKDNITFHSQIWPAELLAYSGKGAKGGTPRQYGELNLPTEVVSSEFLTMEGRKFSSSKRVVIYVRDLLSRYQPDAFRYFVAAAGPENQDSDFTWSEFVRRTNDELVAGWGNLVNRTANLIAKNFGEIPKAGELTAADQALLDSVASAFGVVGDLIGRHRQKQAIGEAMRAVAEVNKYVSDTEPWKIKDDPDRLGTILHVVAQCVADLNLILSPFLPFAANEVDRALGGSGEIAPMPRLEEVDDLDGGAPYPIITGEYSGFPAWERRPIVPGTPVSKPTPIFTKLDPSIVDEELARLES, encoded by the coding sequence ATGAGTCGCGTCCTGTCCGCCGTCGCCTGGCCGTACGCCAACGGCCCGCGCCACATCGGCCACGTCGCCGGTTTCGGCGTGCCCTCCGACGTCTTCAGCCGGTACATGCGGATGGCGGGCCACGACGTGCTCATGGTCTCCGGCTCCGACGAGCACGGGACACCGATCCTGATCGCGGCCGACGAGGCCGGGCTCTCGCCGCAGGAGCTGGCCGATCGCAACCACCGGATCATCGCCGAGGACCTGGCCTCGCTCGGCCTGACCTACGACCTCTACACGCGCACCACCACCCGCAACCACCACGCGGTCGTGCAGGAGCTGTTCCTCGGCGTCTACGAGAACGGGTACTTCGTCGAGCAGACGACGTACGGCGCCATCTCGCCCTCGACCGGGCGCACCCTGCCCGACCGCTACATCGAGGGCACCTGCCCGATCTGCGGGTACGACGGCGCGCGCGGCGACCAGTGCGACAACTGCGGCAACCAGCTGGACCCGCACGACCTGATCGACCCGCGCTCGAAGATCAACGGCGAGACGCCGGAGTTCATCGAGACCCAGCACTTCTTCCTCGACCTGCCCGCGCTGGCCGAGGCGCTGGGGGAGTGGCTCGACGGGCGCGAGGCGACGGGGCTCTGGCGGCCGAACGTGATCCGGTTCAGCCAGAACATCCTCAAGGAGATCCGGCCGCGAGCGATGACCCGCGACATCGACTGGGGCATCGCCGTACCCCTCGACGGCTGGCGGGAGAACCCGACCAAGAGGCTCTACGTCTGGTTCGACGCGGTGATCGGCTACCTGTCGGCGTCCATCGAGTGGGCCCGCCGTCTCGACGAGCCCGACCGCTGGCGCGACTGGTGGAACGACCCGGACGCCCTGTCGTACTACTTCATGGGCAAGGACAACATCACCTTCCACAGCCAGATCTGGCCGGCCGAGCTGCTGGCCTACTCCGGCAAGGGCGCGAAGGGCGGCACGCCGCGACAGTACGGCGAGCTGAACCTGCCCACCGAGGTCGTCTCCTCGGAGTTCCTCACGATGGAGGGGCGCAAGTTCTCCTCCTCCAAACGGGTCGTGATCTACGTGCGCGACCTGCTCAGCCGGTACCAGCCGGACGCGTTCCGCTACTTCGTCGCGGCCGCCGGGCCGGAGAACCAGGACTCCGATTTCACCTGGTCGGAGTTCGTGCGTCGCACCAACGACGAGCTGGTCGCCGGCTGGGGCAACCTGGTCAACCGCACCGCGAACCTGATCGCGAAGAACTTCGGGGAGATCCCGAAGGCCGGCGAGCTCACCGCAGCGGACCAGGCTCTCCTGGACTCCGTGGCCTCGGCGTTCGGCGTCGTCGGCGACCTCATCGGCCGGCACCGGCAGAAGCAGGCGATCGGCGAGGCGATGCGGGCCGTGGCCGAGGTCAACAAGTACGTCTCCGACACCGAGCCGTGGAAGATCAAGGACGACCCCGACCGGCTCGGCACGATCCTGCACGTCGTCGCCCAGTGTGTGGCCGACCTCAACCTGATCCTCTCGCCGTTCCTGCCGTTCGCCGCGAACGAGGTGGACCGGGCGCTGGGCGGCTCGGGCGAGATCGCCCCGATGCCGCGCCTGGAGGAGGTCGACGACCTCGACGGCGGCGCGCCGTACCCGATCATCACCGGGGAGTACTCCGGCTTCCCCGCCTGGGAGCGGCGCCCGATCGTGCCCGGCACCCCGGTCTCGAAGCCCACGCCGATCTTCACCAAGCTCGACCCGTCGATCGTCGACGAGGAGCTCGCCCGGCTGGAGAGCTGA
- the arfB gene encoding alternative ribosome rescue aminoacyl-tRNA hydrolase ArfB: protein MDLVVPPGPGLPAGLVVPEGELVERFSRSPGPGGQSVNTTDSRVELEYDAAVSTVLDDAQRARVVGRLGSPVRVVASEHRSQHRNRVAARERLAERLREALAPPPPPRRPTKPTRGSQQRRLEAKKQRGRTKSLRGRVRDD from the coding sequence ATGGACCTCGTCGTCCCGCCCGGGCCCGGTCTGCCTGCCGGGCTGGTGGTCCCGGAGGGCGAGCTGGTGGAGCGCTTCTCCCGCTCGCCGGGCCCCGGCGGGCAGTCGGTGAACACCACCGACAGCCGGGTCGAGCTGGAGTACGACGCGGCCGTCTCGACTGTCCTCGACGACGCCCAGCGGGCTCGTGTCGTCGGCCGGCTCGGCTCGCCCGTGCGGGTGGTCGCCAGCGAGCACCGCTCCCAGCACCGCAACCGGGTCGCCGCCCGGGAGCGGCTCGCGGAACGGCTGCGCGAGGCACTCGCGCCCCCGCCGCCACCCCGCCGACCGACCAAGCCGACCCGTGGCTCCCAGCAGCGCCGGCTGGAGGCCAAGAAGCAGCGCGGCCGGACGAAGTCGCTGCGCGGTCGGGTGCGCGACGACTGA
- the chrA gene encoding chromate efflux transporter: MSEPGRTREVAVLFLRLGTIAFGGPVAHTAMMREELVRRRGWVTDERFVDLMGATNLIPGPNSTELAIHLGFDRARWRGLLLAGVCFILPAALIVTALAWAYVEYGDTPSAEWLLYGVVPAVLAIVAWALVALLRTVVKTVWLGLLALAGLAAYFLGVHELVVLFGGAAVAGLARVASRAGGSRHGLLAPLAVLFPDPTGGQLAQLFLTMLKIGAVLYRSGYVLLAFLQGDLVDRLGWVTQQQLLDAVSIGQVTPGPVFTTATFLGYLVAGLPGAFLATVGIFLPSFVFVGLLTRITDRLRSSPWTSTMLDGLNATALALMAGVSWELGRAALVDGWTVGIFAVTLLLMWRTELNSAWYVAGGATAGIVLGLIGWN; the protein is encoded by the coding sequence GTGAGCGAGCCGGGTCGGACACGCGAGGTCGCCGTGCTCTTCCTCCGGTTGGGCACGATCGCCTTCGGCGGCCCCGTCGCGCACACCGCGATGATGCGCGAGGAGCTCGTCCGCCGCCGCGGCTGGGTCACCGACGAGCGGTTCGTGGACCTGATGGGCGCCACGAACCTGATCCCGGGGCCGAACTCCACCGAGCTCGCCATCCACCTCGGCTTCGACCGGGCCCGTTGGCGCGGCCTGCTGCTCGCCGGTGTGTGCTTCATCCTCCCCGCGGCGCTGATCGTCACCGCGCTCGCCTGGGCCTACGTCGAGTACGGCGACACCCCGTCGGCCGAGTGGCTGCTCTACGGCGTGGTGCCGGCGGTCCTGGCGATCGTCGCCTGGGCCCTGGTGGCGCTGCTGCGGACGGTCGTGAAGACCGTGTGGCTCGGGTTGCTCGCGCTCGCCGGCCTGGCGGCGTACTTCCTCGGCGTCCACGAGCTGGTGGTGCTCTTCGGTGGCGCCGCGGTCGCCGGCCTGGCCCGCGTCGCGAGCCGCGCCGGAGGCTCGCGCCACGGGCTGCTGGCACCGCTCGCGGTGCTGTTCCCCGACCCCACCGGCGGCCAGCTCGCCCAGCTGTTCCTGACCATGCTCAAGATCGGCGCGGTGCTCTACCGCAGCGGCTACGTGCTGCTGGCGTTCCTCCAGGGCGACCTGGTCGACCGGCTGGGGTGGGTGACCCAGCAGCAGCTGCTCGACGCCGTGTCGATCGGCCAGGTCACGCCGGGTCCGGTGTTCACGACCGCGACGTTCCTCGGCTACCTCGTGGCCGGGCTGCCGGGAGCGTTCCTCGCGACGGTCGGGATCTTCCTGCCGTCCTTCGTCTTCGTCGGGCTGCTGACCCGGATCACCGACCGGCTCCGGTCCTCGCCGTGGACCTCGACGATGCTCGACGGGCTCAACGCGACCGCCCTCGCCCTGATGGCCGGCGTCTCGTGGGAGCTGGGCCGGGCGGCCCTCGTCGACGGCTGGACGGTCGGGATCTTCGCGGTCACCCTCCTGCTGATGTGGCGGACCGAGCTCAACAGCGCCTGGTACGTCGCCGGGGGCGCGACCGCGGGAATAGTCCTCGGCCTGATCGGTTGGAACTGA
- a CDS encoding globin, which translates to MSTFYEEIGGFETIRRIVARFYEGVAADPVLRPMYPEEDLGPAEERFLLFLVQYWGGPTTYSDSRGHPRLRARHAPFAVTPEAKEHWLRHFRAGLDEVALTPEQDAQFWDYITHAAQFMVNSLE; encoded by the coding sequence GTGAGCACGTTCTACGAGGAGATCGGCGGATTCGAGACGATCCGGCGGATCGTCGCGAGGTTCTACGAGGGGGTCGCCGCGGACCCGGTGCTCCGGCCCATGTACCCCGAGGAGGACCTCGGTCCCGCCGAGGAGCGGTTCCTGCTGTTCCTCGTGCAGTACTGGGGCGGCCCCACGACGTACTCCGACAGCCGCGGCCATCCTCGCCTGCGGGCCCGGCACGCACCGTTCGCGGTGACCCCCGAGGCCAAGGAGCACTGGCTCCGGCACTTCCGCGCGGGCCTGGACGAGGTGGCGCTCACCCCGGAGCAGGACGCGCAGTTCTGGGACTACATCACCCACGCCGCCCAGTTCATGGTCAACAGCCTCGAGTGA
- the pepN gene encoding aminopeptidase N gives MPGTNLTRDEAATRAALLDVTSYAIDLDLTTGDATFGSTTTIRFTCTEPGAETFADLVDATVHEITLNGEQVDPATAYADSRITLTGLAAENELVVRADCTYSRTGEGLHRFVDPADDRVYTYSQFEVPDARRVYTTFEQPDLKAPFQFTVTAPEGWKVISNSPTPEPEVLDGGSKGGGAPLVGGAPLVWRFAPTKPLSTYVTAIVAGEYHEVQHVYKGRHGDIPLGHYCRQSLVEHLDVEELVKITEQGFGYFEDAFDYPYPFGKYDQLYVPEYNMGAMENAGCVTLRDEYLPRSRQDRAFYEFRVEVILHEMAHMWFGDLVTMKWWDDLWLNESFAEWACYHAAVEATEFTEVWTGFTNARKNWAYRQDQLPSTHPIAADNVDLRAVEVNFDGITYAKGASVLKQLVAWVGLENFLEGVRAYFKEFEYGNTEFKDLLAALEASSGRDLEAWAQEWLQTSGVNTLAAEFELDDEGNYSSFAIRQTAAPEQPTLRRHRLGVGLYDAADGRLVRRTSLETDVAGELTEVAELVGQRQPDLLLLNEGDLAYAKIRLDERSLASVVGGIATLDDSLARALCWGAAWDMTRDAEMSATDFVALVLSGIGSETDAFGVSRIPTYAAQAATLYSAPENRAALRATWEQGLRKLLDNAEPGSDHQLSFARAYAGAAHSDTAVADLEGLLDGTLTFQGLAVDTDLRWTLLSGLAKNGRADADRIAEELARDNTISGQEHAAAARAQRPTAEAKAEAWEIAMVRDDVANETQRSVVLAFQVFGQDEVLAPYVEKYLEAADTMWEEKGTQRASTALEFIFPKQLASQDLLDRVDAWLESSPANPAAKRYVREGRADVARALAAQARDAQA, from the coding sequence ATGCCTGGAACCAACCTCACCCGGGACGAGGCCGCGACCCGCGCCGCGCTCCTGGACGTCACCTCGTACGCCATCGACCTGGACCTCACGACCGGTGACGCGACCTTCGGCTCGACCACCACGATCCGATTCACCTGCACCGAGCCCGGTGCCGAGACGTTCGCCGACCTCGTGGACGCGACCGTCCACGAGATCACCCTGAACGGCGAGCAGGTCGACCCGGCCACGGCGTACGCCGACAGCCGGATCACCTTGACCGGCCTCGCGGCCGAGAACGAGCTGGTCGTGCGCGCCGACTGCACCTACTCCCGCACCGGTGAGGGCCTGCACCGCTTCGTCGACCCCGCCGACGACCGGGTCTACACCTACTCCCAGTTCGAGGTCCCCGACGCCCGGCGCGTGTACACGACCTTCGAGCAGCCCGACCTCAAGGCGCCGTTCCAGTTCACGGTGACGGCGCCGGAGGGCTGGAAGGTCATCTCCAACTCCCCCACCCCTGAACCCGAGGTCCTGGACGGGGGGTCCAAGGGGGGCGGAGCCCCCCTTGTGGGCGGAGCCCCCCTTGTGTGGCGCTTCGCGCCGACCAAGCCGCTCTCGACGTACGTCACCGCGATCGTCGCGGGCGAGTACCACGAGGTGCAGCACGTCTACAAGGGCAGGCACGGCGACATCCCGCTGGGCCACTACTGCCGCCAGTCGCTCGTCGAGCACCTCGACGTCGAGGAGCTCGTGAAGATCACCGAGCAGGGGTTCGGCTACTTCGAGGACGCCTTCGACTACCCCTACCCGTTCGGCAAGTACGACCAGCTCTACGTGCCGGAGTACAACATGGGCGCGATGGAGAACGCCGGGTGCGTGACGCTGCGCGACGAGTACCTCCCCCGCAGCCGCCAGGACCGCGCGTTCTACGAGTTCCGGGTCGAGGTCATCTTGCACGAGATGGCGCACATGTGGTTCGGCGACCTCGTGACGATGAAGTGGTGGGACGACCTCTGGCTCAACGAGTCGTTCGCCGAGTGGGCGTGCTACCACGCCGCGGTCGAGGCCACGGAGTTCACCGAGGTCTGGACGGGCTTCACCAACGCCCGCAAGAACTGGGCCTACCGCCAGGACCAGCTGCCCAGCACGCACCCGATCGCCGCCGACAACGTCGACCTGCGCGCCGTCGAAGTCAACTTCGACGGCATCACCTACGCCAAGGGCGCCTCGGTGCTCAAGCAGCTGGTCGCCTGGGTCGGCCTGGAGAACTTCCTGGAGGGCGTGCGCGCCTACTTCAAGGAGTTCGAGTACGGCAACACCGAGTTCAAGGACCTGCTGGCCGCCCTCGAGGCGTCCTCGGGCCGAGACCTCGAGGCGTGGGCCCAGGAGTGGCTCCAGACCTCGGGCGTCAACACGCTCGCGGCCGAGTTCGAGCTCGACGACGAGGGCAACTACAGCTCCTTCGCGATCCGGCAGACCGCGGCGCCCGAGCAGCCGACGCTGCGCCGCCACCGGCTCGGCGTGGGTCTCTACGACGCCGCGGACGGCCGGCTGGTCCGCCGTACCTCCCTGGAGACGGACGTCGCCGGCGAGCTCACCGAGGTCGCGGAGCTGGTCGGCCAGCGCCAGCCGGACCTGCTGCTGCTCAACGAGGGCGACCTGGCCTACGCGAAGATCCGCCTCGACGAGCGCTCCCTGGCGAGCGTCGTGGGTGGCATCGCGACGCTCGACGACTCGCTCGCCCGCGCGCTCTGCTGGGGCGCGGCGTGGGACATGACCCGCGACGCGGAGATGAGCGCGACCGACTTCGTCGCCCTGGTGCTCAGCGGGATCGGCAGCGAGACCGACGCGTTCGGCGTGAGCCGGATCCCGACGTACGCCGCCCAGGCCGCCACGCTCTACTCGGCCCCGGAGAACCGCGCCGCCCTGCGGGCGACCTGGGAGCAGGGCCTGCGCAAGCTGCTCGACAACGCCGAGCCCGGCAGCGACCACCAGCTGTCGTTCGCGCGCGCGTACGCCGGCGCCGCGCACAGCGACACGGCGGTCGCCGACCTCGAGGGCCTGCTCGACGGCACGCTCACGTTCCAGGGGCTCGCGGTCGACACCGACCTCCGGTGGACCCTGCTCAGCGGTCTCGCGAAGAACGGCCGCGCCGACGCCGACCGGATCGCCGAGGAGCTCGCCCGCGACAACACCATCTCCGGGCAGGAGCACGCCGCCGCCGCCCGGGCGCAGCGGCCCACCGCCGAGGCGAAGGCCGAGGCGTGGGAGATCGCGATGGTCCGCGACGACGTCGCCAACGAGACCCAGCGCAGCGTGGTGCTCGCCTTCCAGGTGTTCGGCCAGGACGAGGTGCTGGCGCCGTACGTCGAGAAGTACCTCGAGGCCGCCGACACCATGTGGGAGGAGAAGGGCACCCAGCGGGCTTCGACCGCGCTGGAGTTCATCTTCCCCAAGCAGCTCGCCAGCCAGGACCTGCTCGACCGGGTGGACGCCTGGCTGGAGTCCTCCCCGGCGAACCCGGCCGCGAAGCGCTACGTGCGCGAGGGCCGCGCGGATGTCGCCCGGGCCTTGGCCGCCCAGGCCAGGGACGCCCAGGCCTGA
- a CDS encoding OsmC family protein, which translates to MATTRTASTHWEGSLFEGAGKVTLESSGLGTYDVSWPARAEEPNGKTSPEELIAAAHASCFSMALSNGLAKAGTPPTSLDTSAEVEFTPGTGITGIKLTVKGVVEGMSGDDFVAAAQAAKEGCPVSQALAGTTITLEASLA; encoded by the coding sequence ATGGCAACGACCCGCACCGCCAGCACGCACTGGGAAGGCAGCCTCTTCGAGGGAGCCGGCAAGGTCACCCTCGAGTCCTCCGGCCTCGGCACCTACGACGTCTCGTGGCCTGCGCGCGCGGAGGAGCCGAACGGGAAGACGAGCCCCGAGGAGCTGATCGCCGCGGCACACGCGTCGTGCTTCTCGATGGCACTGTCGAACGGGCTCGCCAAGGCCGGCACCCCGCCCACCTCGCTGGACACCAGCGCCGAGGTCGAGTTCACCCCCGGCACCGGGATCACCGGCATCAAGCTGACCGTCAAGGGCGTCGTCGAGGGCATGAGCGGCGACGACTTCGTCGCGGCCGCCCAGGCCGCCAAGGAGGGCTGCCCGGTCAGCCAGGCGCTCGCCGGCACCACGATCACGCTGGAGGCGTCCCTGGCCTGA
- a CDS encoding TIGR03086 family metal-binding protein, which yields MTTHHTPQASWGDDVRVLARALDQAGDVLDQVHRDVLDRPTPCADWDVAALADHLVATPPNFLAMAHGEQPDWSAPPHVTEEWGPAFRVAGDDLIHWWHEHGGETESTADMATSELAVHTWDLARAIGFPVERLDPQVATRALEFLRSGLTPDNRGGVFGPEQQAAADAGPYVRLAAFAGRSTG from the coding sequence ATGACCACGCACCACACACCGCAGGCCAGCTGGGGTGACGACGTCCGGGTGCTCGCGCGGGCGCTCGACCAGGCCGGGGACGTGCTCGACCAGGTGCACCGGGACGTCCTCGACAGACCGACGCCGTGCGCGGACTGGGACGTCGCAGCCCTTGCCGACCACTTGGTCGCGACGCCGCCCAACTTCCTCGCCATGGCGCACGGCGAGCAGCCCGACTGGTCGGCGCCGCCGCACGTCACCGAGGAGTGGGGCCCGGCGTTCCGGGTGGCCGGCGACGACCTGATCCACTGGTGGCACGAGCACGGCGGCGAGACGGAGTCGACCGCCGACATGGCGACCTCAGAGCTCGCGGTGCACACCTGGGACCTGGCGCGGGCGATCGGCTTCCCCGTCGAGCGCCTCGACCCGCAGGTCGCGACCCGGGCGCTGGAGTTCCTGCGGTCCGGCCTGACGCCGGACAACAGAGGCGGGGTGTTCGGTCCCGAGCAGCAGGCCGCCGCCGACGCCGGACCCTACGTGCGGCTCGCCGCGTTCGCGGGGCGCTCGACCGGGTGA
- a CDS encoding GOLPH3/VPS74 family protein gives METLIAEDLLLLLLDDESGKLTLTSYPQAVLGGALLVELASAGAVEVEEQTGVWHSAKVRALPGAAPQDAVLRTAYDVVAAKPRTAHDLVDRLGKGTREALAERLGARGILERHDDRVLGLFPRTRWPAVDSSREQEVRRQLTAVLVQGVEPDERTGALVALLSAIDKPHQVVDHEGLSAGQVRKRAKQVAKGDWAAKAVRDAITASTAAITAVAATTAAAAAAGGAGT, from the coding sequence GTGGAGACCCTGATCGCGGAGGACCTGCTCCTGTTGCTGCTCGACGACGAGAGCGGGAAGCTCACGCTGACCTCCTACCCCCAGGCCGTGCTCGGCGGAGCGCTCCTCGTGGAGCTGGCGTCCGCCGGGGCGGTGGAGGTCGAGGAGCAGACCGGCGTGTGGCACTCGGCCAAGGTCCGCGCCCTGCCGGGTGCGGCTCCGCAGGACGCAGTGCTGCGCACGGCGTACGACGTCGTGGCGGCCAAGCCGCGCACCGCCCACGACCTCGTGGACCGGCTCGGGAAGGGCACGCGGGAAGCGCTCGCCGAGCGGCTCGGCGCGCGCGGCATCCTCGAGCGGCACGACGACCGGGTGCTGGGCCTGTTCCCGCGCACCCGCTGGCCCGCCGTGGACTCCAGCCGGGAGCAGGAGGTCCGCCGGCAGCTGACCGCCGTCCTCGTCCAGGGCGTCGAGCCCGACGAGCGCACCGGCGCGCTGGTCGCGCTGCTTTCGGCCATCGACAAGCCGCACCAGGTCGTCGACCACGAGGGCCTCTCGGCCGGGCAGGTGCGCAAGCGGGCGAAGCAGGTCGCGAAGGGTGACTGGGCCGCCAAGGCCGTCCGCGACGCGATCACCGCCTCGACGGCGGCCATCACCGCGGTGGCAGCGACGACGGCCGCCGCGGCGGCGGCCGGCGGCGCCGGCACCTGA
- a CDS encoding mechanosensitive ion channel family protein encodes MFGFGDSDCDTGHDLCEWTFKMTDNQGVANAVDVLIGKPLSIAGLLLLMMVVRWLLHRLVDRLVVSAEDGVLPDRVSRFGLRGKAAQQATAQDLAASTRRVQRAKTMGDLLKSVITGLLIAVFGTMILSEIGVNIAPIIASAGIIGIALGFGAQSLVKDFLSGIFMIFEDQYGVGDVVDVGEASGTVEAVSLRVTRLRDLNGTVWYVPNGEILRVGNMSQNWSRAVVDVSVAYGEDVARVTRVLKELAHDLWEDDDFHGIIIEEPEVTGVEVLGPESLTLRVLLKTAPMEQWGIARELRQRIKARFDHEGIEIPLPQRVIWHREQQTGPAPEEAEPVEG; translated from the coding sequence ATGTTCGGCTTCGGAGACAGCGACTGCGACACGGGCCACGACCTGTGTGAGTGGACCTTCAAGATGACCGACAACCAGGGCGTGGCGAACGCGGTGGATGTGCTGATCGGCAAGCCGCTCTCGATCGCCGGTCTGCTGCTCCTGATGATGGTCGTCCGGTGGCTGCTGCACCGGCTCGTGGACCGCTTGGTGGTGAGCGCCGAGGACGGCGTGCTGCCCGACCGGGTGAGCCGGTTCGGCCTGCGCGGCAAGGCCGCGCAGCAGGCGACCGCCCAGGACCTCGCGGCGTCGACCCGCCGGGTGCAGCGCGCCAAGACCATGGGCGACCTGCTCAAGAGCGTGATCACCGGCCTGCTGATCGCGGTCTTCGGCACCATGATCCTCAGCGAGATCGGCGTCAACATCGCCCCGATCATCGCCAGCGCCGGCATCATCGGCATCGCGCTCGGCTTCGGCGCCCAGTCGCTGGTCAAGGACTTCCTGTCGGGGATCTTCATGATCTTCGAGGACCAGTACGGCGTCGGCGACGTGGTCGACGTCGGCGAGGCGAGCGGCACGGTCGAGGCGGTGAGCCTGCGCGTCACCCGCCTGCGCGACCTGAACGGGACGGTCTGGTACGTGCCGAACGGCGAGATCCTGCGGGTCGGGAACATGAGCCAGAACTGGTCGCGGGCGGTGGTCGACGTCAGCGTCGCGTATGGCGAGGACGTCGCCCGCGTCACCCGCGTCCTCAAGGAGCTGGCGCACGACCTGTGGGAGGACGACGACTTCCACGGCATCATCATCGAGGAGCCCGAGGTGACCGGGGTCGAGGTCCTCGGCCCCGAGTCGCTGACGCTGCGCGTGCTGCTCAAGACCGCGCCGATGGAGCAGTGGGGCATCGCCCGCGAGCTGCGCCAACGGATCAAGGCCCGCTTCGACCACGAGGGCATCGAGATCCCGCTCCCCCAGCGGGTCATCTGGCACCGAGAGCAGCAGACGGGCCCCGCTCCCGAGGAAGCGGAGCCCGTCGAGGGCTGA